In Vicugna pacos chromosome 1, VicPac4, whole genome shotgun sequence, a single window of DNA contains:
- the DTX3L gene encoding E3 ubiquitin-protein ligase DTX3L, whose product MASNLCPPSPLFVRVSQPGIRLQRKLEKYFQSRESGGGECTVRALDPSDQGTYRVDFQQRAGKEGVLKKGKHQIVVDDKTVTIFLEPNENAVEKNTRARMSSLTQSQKGARSGEKHPNEKHIPNAVDSCVRKIFLTVTAELNCHLLSKEQREQITILCPNVKCVEGRDGTEKVCGDFRDIERIHGFLSEQLLEREQKPDSSLLTTEMEPLHQQDAHSYVSPSEPKARSEDKSNHFEVPLAFFEYFTYTYPDKIGSIEKRFGTKIKARESSSNIVYLDFISGNLEAARDSFASEFQNVGTLGQKCIAFADSKQANEIKQELSQQFTKLLIKEKGRELTLLGTTDDISAAEHLLASKTSESLIKAPVKILTAKHMMNGIQVDTAHYKLLEAELFQEISKIEKKYNTRKQVLGLGQKTCILFKPKIKELDLSVHAYSSFIDAYQHVSCQIMREVLSLKALGKEKKHLYGTKFADDFRKRHPDIHLVLSQESMTLTGLPDNLAKAKQYVLNRAGISPLAGEKWNDDHDAPTDSSDSKTASTTFQHSASSGVSGVDKEKDTCIICMDTINNKRVLSKCKHEFCNLCIERAFSYKPVCPVCQTSYGIQKGNQPDGNMSFIYLKDSLPGYESCGSIKITYTIKGGIQTKEHPNPGKRFYGIQRSAYLPDNQEGREVLRLLRRAFDQKLIFTVGVSRASGFSDVITWNDIHHKTSCSGGPQCYGYPDPDYLKRVKQELKDKGIE is encoded by the exons ATGGCTTCGAACCTCTGCCCGCCGTCCCCGCTGTTCGTGCGGGTGTCCCAGCCCGGAATCCGTCTTCAAAGGAAGCTGGAAAAGTACTTTCAGAGCCGGGAGTCGGGAGGCGGAGAGTGCACCGTCCGTGCCCTGGATCCCAGCGACCAGGGCACCTATCGGGTGGATTTCCAGCAACGGGCGG GTAAGGAGGGAGTGTTGAAAAAAGGAAAGCACCAAATTGTGGTTGACGACAAAACTGTGACTATTTTCCTGGAACCCAATGAAAATGCAGTAGAGAAGAATACAAGGGCCAGAATGTCTTCTCTGACACAGTCACAAAAAGGGGCGAGGTCTGGTGAGAAGCATCCAAATGAAAAGCACATCCCTAATGCTGTGGATTCCTGTGTCAGAAAG atctTTCTTACTGTCACAGCTGAGCTAAACTGTCACCTGCTCTCCAAAGAGCAGAGGGAGCAGATCACCATTCTCTGCCCCAATGTCAAATGTGTGGAGGGCCGTGATGGAACTGAGAAGGTGTGTGGTGACTTCAGAGATATTGAAAGAATACATGGCTTCTTGAGTGAGCAACTGttggaaagagaacagaaaccTGATTCTTCCCTTTTGACAACAGAGATGGAGCCACTCCATCAGCAGGATGCACACAGCTATGTTTCTCCCTCTGAACCAAAAGCCAGGTCAGAGGATAAAAGCAACCATTTCGAAGTTCCCTTGGCTTTCTTTGAATACTTCACATACACCTACCCTGATAAAATAGGCTCAATAGAGAAAAGATTTGGTACAAAAATAAAAGCTCGAGAGAGTTCTTCAAATATAGTCTATTTAGACTTCATCTCAGGTAACCTCGAAGCAGCTCGCGACTCTTTCGCCAGTGAATTTCAGAACGTAGGGACTCTGGGGCAGAAATGTATTGCTTTTGCAGACAGTAAGCAGGCAAATGAAATCAAACAAGAATTAAGCCAGCAGTTTACAAAGCTCCTCATAAAGGAGAAAGGGCGAGAATTAACCCTTCTTGGGACCACAGATGACATTTCAGCTGCTGAACATCTTCTTGCTTCAAAAACCTCTGAAAGTCTTATCAAGGCACCCGTGAAAATATTGACTGCCAAGCACATGATGAATGGAATTCAGGTTGACACTGCTCACTATAAGCTTTTAGAAGCGGAATTATTCCAGGAGatatcaaaaatagaaaaaaaatacaacactcGAAAGCAGGTTTTGGGATTAGGTCAGAAAACCTGCATTCTGTTTAAACCTAAAATCAAGGAGTTAGATCTGTCTGTGCATGCTTATTCAAGTTTCATCGATGCCTACCAACATGTCTCTTGTCAGATTATGAGAGAAGTTCTTTCACTGAAAGCTTTGGGCAAGGAGAAAAAGCACTTGTATGGGACCAAGTTTGCTGATGACTTTAGAAAAAGACATCCAGATATACACCTTGTGCTAAGTCAAGAGTCAATGACTTTGACTGGGCTGCCAGATAACCTTGCAAAGGCAAAACAGTATGTCTTAAACAGAGCGGGAATCTCTCCGTTAGCTGGAGAAAAATGGAATGATGACCATGATGCACCCACTGACAGCAGTGATTCAAAAACAGCTTCAACAACATTCCAGCACTCTGCCAGTTCTGGGGTATCAGGAGTGGACAAGGAAAAGGACACATGTATCATCTGTATGGACACCATTAATAACAAACGCGTGCTCTCCAAGTGCAAGCATGAATTCTGCAACCTCTGTATTGAGAGAGCCTTTTCATATAAGCCAGTCTGTCCTGTGTGCCAGACTTCCTACGGCATCCAGAAAGGAAATCAGCCAGATGGAAATATGAGTTTCATTTACTTAAAGGACTCACTTCCAGGTTATGAATCCTGTGGCTCCATTAAGATTACTTATACTATTAAAGGAGGCATACAAACA AAAGAGCACCCAAACCCAGGAAAGAGATTTTATGGAATACAGCGAAGTGCATACTTGCCTGATaaccaggaaggaagggaggttcTGCGCCTGCTTCGTAGGGCCTTTGACCAAAAACTGATTTTCACAGTGGGAGTGTCTCGAGCATCAGGATTCTCAGATGTTATTACATGGAACGATATCCACCACAAGACATCCTGCAGTGGGGGACCACAATG TTATGGCTACCCTGATCCTGACTATCTGAAACGTGTCAAACAGGAGCTGAAAGACAAAGGAATTGAGTAA